The proteins below are encoded in one region of Clostridium pasteurianum DSM 525 = ATCC 6013:
- a CDS encoding nitrogenase component 1, with product MSELIQEPRHFCALGAQQTVISIERAIPILHAGPGCSAKLSAAMSTCGGYQGTRYAGGDAIPCSNMLEKDVVFGAENKLKKLIESTLKIMDGDLFVVLTGCTSDIIGDDVGDVVRGFQKEGVPIVYAETAGFKGDAYKGHELVLESIINQYLKEEKEKVKGLVNVFASVPIHDPFWEGDLNEIKRLLESIGLKPNILFGYDSGGIEAIDDIPKAEFNIVISPWIGVKIAKLLEKKFKIPYLHYPVLPIGAVETSKFLNKVADYADINKEIVNKVIEKKENEYYHYLTRLADFLVEFRFDLPKRFFTINDSAYSLAMTRFLVNDLGLLPEHQFITEDVPEVFKNKIREYFKDIAPDIFSEITFSQDGGIINSQLKKFHVNKSPLILGSSWDVDIASEIGATNISVGLPVVDRTILQRNYVGYTGGLNLIEDIYNKILSKHN from the coding sequence ATGAGTGAATTAATTCAAGAACCAAGGCATTTTTGTGCTCTCGGTGCTCAGCAGACAGTTATATCTATAGAAAGAGCTATTCCCATATTGCATGCGGGACCAGGATGCAGTGCCAAGCTATCTGCAGCTATGTCTACTTGTGGTGGATACCAAGGTACTAGATATGCTGGAGGAGATGCTATTCCCTGTAGTAATATGTTAGAAAAAGATGTGGTTTTTGGAGCCGAAAATAAACTTAAAAAACTTATAGAAAGCACTTTAAAGATAATGGATGGAGATCTATTTGTAGTTCTTACAGGATGTACTTCCGATATAATTGGTGATGATGTTGGAGATGTTGTAAGAGGCTTTCAGAAAGAGGGAGTTCCAATAGTATATGCAGAAACAGCAGGATTTAAAGGGGATGCTTATAAGGGGCATGAACTTGTACTTGAGTCTATAATAAATCAATATTTAAAAGAAGAAAAAGAAAAAGTTAAAGGTCTTGTAAATGTATTTGCATCAGTTCCAATTCATGATCCATTTTGGGAAGGGGATTTAAATGAGATAAAGAGATTGCTTGAGAGTATAGGGCTTAAGCCTAACATATTATTTGGTTATGATAGTGGTGGTATTGAAGCAATAGATGATATACCTAAGGCAGAATTTAATATTGTAATTTCTCCATGGATAGGTGTTAAAATTGCAAAACTCTTAGAGAAAAAGTTTAAAATACCCTATTTACATTATCCTGTGTTACCTATTGGAGCAGTTGAAACCTCAAAGTTTTTAAATAAAGTAGCTGATTATGCTGATATAAACAAAGAAATAGTTAATAAAGTTATAGAAAAGAAAGAAAATGAATACTATCACTATTTAACCAGGCTCGCAGACTTTTTAGTAGAATTTAGATTTGATTTGCCAAAGAGATTTTTTACTATAAATGATTCAGCTTATTCATTGGCAATGACGAGATTCTTAGTAAATGACTTAGGGCTTTTACCTGAACATCAATTTATAACTGAAGATGTACCGGAGGTATTTAAAAATAAAATAAGAGAATATTTTAAAGATATAGCACCAGACATATTTTCTGAGATAACTTTTTCTCAGGATGGCGGAATAATTAATTCACAATTAAAAAAGTTTCATGTTAATAAAAGTCCATTGATTTTAGGAAGTTCTTGGGATGTTGATATTGCTTCTGAGATTGGTGCTACAAATATAAGCGTAGGACTTCCAGTAGTTGATAGAACTATACTCCAACGAAATTATGTGGGATATACTGGAGGATTAAATTTAATAGAGGATATATATAATAAGATACTATCAAAGCATAATTGA
- a CDS encoding P-II family nitrogen regulator yields MSEKLTKVDIITAPGKFDELKDALNEIGITGMTVSNVLGCGMQKGHKEYYRGKTVDIKLLPKIKIEIVVCDVPVDSVVETAKKVLHTGKIGDGKIFVYDVQNVIRVSSGEEGRDALQYNE; encoded by the coding sequence ATGAGCGAGAAACTTACTAAAGTTGATATTATAACTGCACCTGGAAAGTTTGATGAATTAAAAGATGCCTTAAATGAGATTGGAATTACAGGTATGACGGTTTCAAATGTTTTAGGATGCGGTATGCAGAAAGGTCATAAAGAATACTACAGAGGAAAGACAGTAGATATAAAGTTATTACCAAAAATAAAAATAGAAATAGTAGTATGTGATGTACCGGTAGATTCTGTGGTTGAAACAGCGAAGAAAGTACTTCATACAGGTAAAATAGGTGATGGAAAAATATTTGTATATGATGTACAAAATGTTATACGTGTAAGCAGTGGTGAAGAAGGAAGAGACGCATTACAATATAATGAATGA
- a CDS encoding ammonium transporter, which yields MNGVNSGDTAFVIMSAALVLLMTPGLALFYGGMVRRKNVLSTTMYSYAAMAIVSVQWLFIGYTLCFGTDISGIIGNFKFFGLSGVGFAPNADYAATIPQQVFMLFQLMFAIITPALISGAVAERMKFLAFALFVLLWTTFVYDPIAHWVWGVGGWIRKLGALDFAGGNVVHISSGVSGLVAAIVLGKRKKTGTPHHLPMTILGAALLWFGWFGFNAGSALGINELAGSAFLTTNTAAAAAAIAWSACEYAHRKKVTSLGVASGIVAGLVSITPGAGFVTPIASLVIGLLGGVICFYGVTVIKSKFGYDDALDAFGCHGIGGIWGGIATGIFASTGINSAGANGLYYGNPKLLGAQLIAIIITVIYAAIVTFIILKVVDKIVGLRVSEEEEETGLDVTLHGEEAYGGIE from the coding sequence ATGAATGGAGTAAATTCAGGAGATACGGCATTTGTCATTATGTCAGCGGCATTAGTTTTATTAATGACTCCAGGACTAGCATTATTCTACGGAGGAATGGTAAGAAGAAAGAATGTATTGAGCACCACTATGTATAGTTATGCAGCAATGGCAATTGTTTCTGTTCAATGGTTATTTATAGGTTATACTTTATGTTTTGGAACTGATATAAGTGGAATAATAGGTAATTTTAAATTTTTTGGATTAAGTGGTGTAGGCTTTGCACCAAATGCTGATTATGCAGCTACAATACCTCAACAGGTATTTATGTTATTTCAGCTTATGTTTGCAATAATAACTCCAGCATTAATTTCAGGAGCTGTTGCAGAAAGAATGAAATTTTTAGCTTTTGCATTATTTGTATTATTATGGACAACTTTTGTTTATGATCCGATTGCTCATTGGGTATGGGGCGTAGGAGGATGGATAAGAAAGTTAGGAGCTCTAGACTTTGCCGGAGGAAATGTAGTTCATATAAGCTCTGGAGTATCAGGTCTTGTAGCAGCTATAGTTCTTGGAAAGAGAAAGAAGACAGGTACACCACATCATCTTCCAATGACTATTTTAGGAGCAGCACTATTATGGTTTGGATGGTTTGGATTTAACGCAGGAAGTGCTCTTGGAATAAACGAATTGGCAGGAAGTGCATTTTTGACAACTAACACTGCGGCAGCTGCTGCGGCTATAGCTTGGAGTGCTTGCGAATATGCTCATAGAAAAAAGGTAACATCTCTTGGGGTTGCAAGTGGAATAGTTGCAGGTCTTGTATCTATAACTCCTGGTGCAGGTTTTGTAACACCAATTGCATCATTGGTTATTGGTCTATTAGGTGGAGTTATCTGTTTTTACGGAGTTACAGTTATAAAATCTAAATTTGGATATGATGACGCTTTAGATGCTTTCGGATGCCATGGTATTGGTGGAATCTGGGGTGGAATTGCTACTGGAATATTTGCATCTACAGGAATAAACTCTGCAGGAGCAAATGGATTATATTATGGAAACCCTAAATTATTAGGAGCTCAACTAATAGCTATTATAATAACTGTTATATATGCAGCGATAGTTACATTTATAATACTAAAAGTGGTTGATAAAATAGTAGGACTTAGAGTAAGCGAAGAAGAAGAAGAAACAGGTTTAGATGTAACACTTCACGGCGAAGAAGCCTATGGTGGAATAGAATAA
- a CDS encoding alpha/beta-type small acid-soluble spore protein — translation MSSSRNRILVPEAKEALNQFKMEAAHEVGTPLTNGYNGDLTSRQNGSVGGQMVKKMVQDYENRLK, via the coding sequence ATGTCAAGTAGTAGAAATAGAATTTTAGTTCCTGAAGCAAAAGAAGCTTTGAACCAATTCAAGATGGAAGCTGCTCATGAAGTTGGTACTCCTTTAACTAACGGTTATAATGGAGATCTTACTTCAAGACAAAATGGTTCCGTTGGTGGTCAAATGGTTAAAAAAATGGTTCAAGACTATGAAAATCGTTTAAAATAA
- a CDS encoding winged helix-turn-helix transcriptional regulator gives MPKDRLNKISCSNYKSEVEVTLEVLSGKWKALILLNLSEHKVIRFNEFKRLIPEITQKMLSQQLRDLNDNGLVNKTIYSQVPPMVEYSLTKIGLDLIPILKSMDKWGKRFVNNFMNLHNASN, from the coding sequence ATGCCAAAAGATAGACTTAATAAAATCAGTTGTAGCAATTATAAAAGTGAAGTTGAAGTTACATTAGAGGTTTTAAGTGGAAAATGGAAAGCACTTATTCTTTTAAATCTCAGTGAACATAAAGTTATCAGATTTAATGAATTTAAAAGACTGATTCCAGAGATAACTCAAAAAATGTTATCACAGCAATTACGAGATCTAAATGATAATGGATTAGTAAACAAAACTATCTATAGTCAAGTTCCGCCTATGGTTGAATATTCACTTACTAAAATAGGATTAGATTTAATTCCCATTTTAAAATCAATGGATAAATGGGGAAAACGCTTTGTAAATAATTTTATGAACTTACATAATGCATCAAACTAA
- a CDS encoding nitrogenase component 1: protein MGYNGVNIEKTSVEIREKRLNSINGYEGTASDLCKSYDNKTLCNRNRSFTQCTTCSADQVMNQLSCIQDAAIVEHGPAGCSGDIPRRNLVNRSGRRARNIPVANVQYINTNLMEKDTIYGGLKKLENAIREAKNRFDPKAIFVTTTCASAIIGDDIESVTDKIEEEIGIPVVAIYCEGFRSRIWATGFDASYHGILRKLVKPAVKRQSDVVNIINFHGTDVFSPLFAKIGLKVNYIVPFTTIEQLSNISEAAATLQICSSLGTYLAAGLEKYFGVPEVKAPGPYGAAGFNAWIRELGKIVHKEEEVEKLIEEEKNRTAPRIAELREKLAGKKVFIGAGSAYAHGIIAIVKELGMELVSASTWHHDPIFDNFDKKADTLRSALENYGDFKISVCNKQSYELVSMLYKYKPDIYIGRHTGTIWATKLGIPSFLSLDEHYGVGYQGLINYGELILDTISNTSFVKGIAAHNKLPYTDWWLKQETFKFMEESK, encoded by the coding sequence ATGGGATATAATGGGGTTAATATAGAAAAAACTTCAGTTGAAATAAGAGAAAAAAGACTGAATTCAATTAATGGATATGAAGGTACTGCTTCTGATTTATGTAAAAGTTATGATAATAAAACTTTATGTAATCGTAATAGATCTTTTACTCAATGCACTACTTGCAGTGCAGATCAGGTTATGAACCAGTTATCCTGTATTCAGGATGCGGCAATTGTAGAGCATGGTCCTGCGGGATGTAGTGGTGATATACCAAGACGTAACCTAGTAAACAGATCGGGAAGAAGAGCTAGAAATATACCAGTAGCTAATGTGCAATATATAAATACTAATTTGATGGAGAAAGATACTATATATGGTGGATTAAAAAAACTGGAGAATGCTATAAGAGAAGCAAAAAATAGATTTGATCCTAAGGCTATATTTGTTACTACTACTTGTGCATCGGCAATAATTGGAGATGATATTGAGAGTGTAACAGATAAAATAGAGGAAGAGATTGGAATACCTGTAGTAGCTATATACTGTGAAGGTTTTCGTTCTAGAATATGGGCCACTGGATTTGATGCTTCTTACCATGGTATATTAAGAAAGCTAGTTAAACCTGCAGTGAAGAGACAATCAGATGTAGTTAATATAATAAATTTTCATGGTACAGATGTATTTTCACCACTTTTTGCTAAAATAGGTCTTAAGGTTAATTATATTGTACCATTTACTACTATAGAACAACTCAGTAATATTTCAGAAGCAGCAGCTACACTTCAAATATGCTCTAGTCTAGGAACTTATTTAGCTGCAGGATTAGAAAAGTATTTTGGTGTGCCTGAGGTAAAAGCTCCAGGACCTTATGGGGCTGCGGGATTTAATGCATGGATTAGGGAACTAGGTAAAATAGTTCATAAGGAAGAGGAAGTAGAGAAACTTATAGAAGAAGAAAAAAATAGAACAGCACCGAGAATAGCTGAATTAAGAGAAAAGTTAGCTGGCAAAAAGGTTTTTATAGGTGCAGGTTCAGCTTATGCTCATGGAATAATTGCAATTGTAAAAGAACTTGGAATGGAACTTGTAAGTGCATCTACCTGGCATCATGATCCCATATTTGATAATTTTGATAAAAAAGCAGATACATTAAGAAGTGCTTTGGAGAATTATGGAGATTTTAAAATTTCTGTTTGTAATAAGCAATCTTATGAATTAGTAAGTATGCTTTACAAATATAAACCTGACATATATATAGGAAGACATACTGGAACAATATGGGCTACAAAACTTGGAATACCATCATTTTTGTCCTTAGATGAGCACTATGGTGTTGGATATCAAGGATTAATAAATTATGGAGAATTAATTTTAGATACTATAAGCAATACTTCTTTTGTAAAGGGTATAGCCGCACATAATAAATTGCCTTATACCGATTGGTGGCTTAAACAAGAAACTTTTAAATTTATGGAGGAAAGCAAATGA
- a CDS encoding response regulator transcription factor, whose product MKKDKKKILIVDDEVKIIEVIKSYIENNDFYAFFANNGNEAINLFYNINPDLVILDLMLPDINGEDICKFLRIKKSKVPIIMLTAKIAEEDMINGFDMGADDYITKPFSPRELIARVKALLRRVEVDEVQYDDLYSFRQNDLVIDNISYEVRKSGRLINLTPNEYNILITMAKYPSKVFTREELIHIALSKNFEGYDRAVDSHIKNLRQKIEDDPKNPDYIQTIRGIGYKFGDV is encoded by the coding sequence ATGAAGAAGGATAAAAAAAAGATATTGATTGTAGATGATGAAGTTAAAATCATAGAAGTTATAAAATCCTATATAGAGAATAATGATTTTTATGCTTTTTTTGCCAATAATGGAAATGAAGCTATAAATTTATTTTACAATATAAATCCAGATCTTGTGATCTTGGATTTAATGTTGCCAGACATAAATGGTGAAGATATATGTAAGTTTTTAAGAATAAAAAAATCAAAAGTACCTATAATTATGCTTACGGCAAAAATTGCTGAAGAAGACATGATTAATGGATTTGATATGGGGGCAGATGATTATATAACAAAACCCTTTAGTCCAAGAGAACTTATTGCAAGAGTAAAGGCTTTGTTAAGAAGAGTGGAAGTTGATGAGGTTCAGTATGATGATTTATATTCTTTTAGACAAAATGATCTTGTTATAGATAATATATCTTATGAGGTCAGAAAGTCTGGACGTTTAATCAATCTCACACCTAACGAATATAATATACTCATAACTATGGCTAAATATCCTTCAAAAGTATTTACTAGAGAAGAGTTAATTCATATTGCATTAAGTAAAAATTTTGAGGGATATGATAGAGCTGTTGATTCTCATATAAAAAATTTGAGACAAAAAATTGAAGATGATCCTAAAAATCCTGATTATATTCAGACAATACGAGGTATAGGTTATAAATTTGGAGATGTTTAA
- a CDS encoding pyridoxal phosphate-dependent aminotransferase yields the protein MKHKFISKKYSNNMNTTMFDLSPELKKNNDIIDLSIGTPDFITDKIIIEKAMEDAKNGHTKYTDPAGDPEFLRELIKFYKQEYNYNFNIGEVMAVVGACHGMYLVLESIINDGDEVIVHEPYFTPYKEQIKLVGGKAVILKTLEQDNFNINIDGLKSLINNRTKAIILNSPNNPTGAFFDRKLLEKISEIVIKNDLMVISDEVYDDFIYGEKFYPIAAMPGMKERTVTIGSFSKGYAMTGWRIGYVIAPVSIIDCIKNINENICYSAPSISQRAALHALRKRKQVQPKIIEEFRRRIFYSYKRINKIPGLSVLPPKGSIYHFVNIKKTGMTSVEFSAMLARRAKVIVIPGTAFGDSGEGYVRIACIVGIKKLKEAFDRIEKI from the coding sequence ATGAAGCATAAATTTATTTCAAAAAAATATTCTAACAATATGAATACTACCATGTTCGATTTATCACCAGAATTAAAGAAAAATAACGATATAATAGATTTAAGTATAGGAACTCCTGATTTTATAACTGATAAAATTATAATTGAAAAGGCTATGGAGGATGCAAAAAATGGCCATACAAAATATACGGATCCTGCAGGTGATCCAGAATTTCTTAGAGAATTAATAAAATTTTATAAACAAGAATACAATTATAACTTTAATATAGGAGAAGTAATGGCTGTAGTAGGTGCTTGCCATGGAATGTATCTGGTACTTGAATCAATAATAAATGATGGTGACGAAGTAATAGTCCATGAACCTTATTTTACACCTTATAAAGAACAGATAAAATTAGTTGGCGGTAAGGCGGTTATTTTAAAAACTTTAGAACAAGATAACTTTAATATAAATATAGATGGACTAAAAAGTTTAATAAACAATAGAACAAAAGCTATAATATTGAATTCTCCTAACAATCCTACAGGAGCTTTTTTTGATAGAAAATTATTAGAAAAGATAAGTGAAATAGTTATAAAAAATGATTTAATGGTAATATCAGATGAAGTATATGATGATTTTATTTATGGAGAAAAATTTTATCCTATTGCTGCTATGCCAGGAATGAAGGAAAGAACTGTAACTATAGGAAGCTTTTCTAAAGGTTATGCTATGACAGGCTGGAGAATTGGATATGTAATTGCTCCAGTGTCTATAATAGATTGTATAAAAAATATTAATGAAAATATATGTTATTCAGCACCTTCTATTTCACAAAGGGCAGCCTTACATGCGCTGAGAAAGAGAAAACAAGTACAACCTAAAATAATAGAGGAGTTTAGAAGAAGAATATTCTATTCTTATAAAAGAATAAATAAAATTCCAGGACTAAGTGTATTACCACCTAAAGGAAGTATATATCACTTTGTTAATATTAAGAAGACTGGAATGACTTCCGTAGAATTTTCGGCTATGCTGGCAAGAAGAGCCAAAGTAATTGTTATACCTGGTACTGCTTTTGGAGATAGTGGAGAGGGGTATGTGAGAATAGCTTGTATTGTTGGAATAAAAAAGCTTAAAGAGGCTTTTGATAGGATTGAAAAAATTTGA
- a CDS encoding sensor histidine kinase: protein MNGSLRTKLSLTYSLVAIISILMISFMINIFLGKQFKRYTIENQERKNMELVDLIGKQYAEDKIWNYKAVESIGINAIEQGLIIKLEDNSRNTIWDAATHNNGLCKQMIEHMENNMSKYYDSNDGKYEEKSYEIYNNNNVIGHLEIGYYGPFYYSDNDMNFIDTLNKNLFIIGILSLFLALIIGLFMAKVLSNPISRVVRATQNISNGFFNNRVIEKSKTKEIDLLISSINNLAETLENQKNLRKRMSTDIAHELRTPLATLQSHLEAMIDGIWKPDKERLISCHEECIRINKLVGQLKSLDEYESGNYGLSKVTYDIYDQVKKIIYNFQADFKNKGININLSGKRELVFADKDKVSQVIINLLSNSLKYTKENGTVEVSINKINNEIIIKIKDTGIGIAQEDLPYIFERFYRADRSRNRVTGGVGIGLAIVKAIIDFHNGNIDVKSILGKGTEFTVLLPVGCK from the coding sequence ATGAATGGGAGTTTAAGGACAAAGTTATCTCTTACCTATTCCTTAGTGGCTATTATAAGTATATTAATGATAAGTTTTATGATAAACATATTTTTAGGAAAACAATTTAAAAGATATACTATTGAAAATCAAGAAAGAAAAAATATGGAGTTAGTTGATTTGATTGGAAAACAATATGCAGAAGATAAAATATGGAATTATAAGGCTGTTGAAAGTATAGGAATAAATGCCATTGAACAGGGCTTAATTATTAAATTAGAAGATAACTCCAGGAATACAATATGGGATGCAGCTACACATAATAATGGCTTATGTAAACAAATGATAGAACATATGGAAAATAATATGAGTAAATATTATGACAGTAATGACGGTAAATATGAAGAAAAATCATATGAAATTTATAATAACAATAATGTAATTGGACATTTAGAAATAGGTTATTATGGTCCTTTTTATTATAGTGATAATGATATGAATTTTATAGATACTTTAAACAAAAATTTATTCATAATAGGTATATTATCATTATTTCTTGCTTTAATTATAGGATTATTTATGGCTAAAGTTTTAAGTAATCCCATATCAAGAGTTGTAAGGGCAACACAAAATATTTCTAATGGATTTTTTAATAATAGAGTTATTGAAAAATCTAAAACTAAAGAAATTGATTTATTAATTTCATCTATTAATAATTTAGCAGAAACTCTTGAAAATCAAAAAAATTTGAGAAAGAGAATGTCTACTGATATTGCTCATGAACTTAGAACACCTCTGGCAACCCTTCAAAGTCATTTAGAAGCTATGATAGATGGAATATGGAAGCCAGATAAAGAACGATTAATAAGTTGTCATGAAGAATGTATAAGAATAAATAAATTAGTAGGTCAATTGAAAAGTTTAGATGAATACGAAAGTGGAAATTATGGATTATCAAAAGTTACATATGACATCTACGATCAAGTAAAAAAGATAATATATAATTTTCAAGCTGATTTTAAAAACAAGGGTATTAATATTAATTTAAGCGGTAAAAGGGAACTTGTATTTGCGGATAAAGATAAAGTTAGTCAAGTTATAATAAATCTTTTATCAAATTCATTAAAATATACTAAAGAGAATGGAACTGTAGAGGTGAGTATTAATAAGATTAATAATGAAATAATAATAAAGATTAAAGATACAGGTATAGGAATAGCACAAGAAGATTTACCATATATCTTTGAACGTTTTTATCGTGCTGATAGATCTAGAAACAGGGTTACTGGAGGTGTTGGTATAGGACTTGCCATTGTAAAGGCAATTATTGATTTTCACAATGGAAATATAGATGTAAAAAGTATTTTAGGAAAAGGTACTGAATTTACTGTACTATTACCTGTAGGTTGTAAATAA
- a CDS encoding NAD(P)-dependent oxidoreductase, translating into MKNTVFLNSKKLNFDNNIDFSNLNNFTKVTQYDSSAESEILERIKGQNIVVTKEFPLSGELISKFPPSVELICEAGTGYNNIDIKTARKKNITVCNVPDYSTDAVAQLVIAFILNLSSSLSKQQVMIKQNNFDNFSKDLQVPHFEVKEKTLGVIGAGAIGQRVIKTALALGMKVLVYNRSVKAIDNVKFVSLDELLEKSDFVTLHCPLTESTKNLIDRSKLNLMKSSAFIINTARGAIIKETDLIEALKNKEIAGAALDVQYPEPPAFDNPLFSMDNVILTPHIGCKCIESRQRLINLLGKNIESFINNKATNVVN; encoded by the coding sequence ATGAAAAATACAGTATTTTTAAATTCTAAAAAATTAAATTTTGATAATAACATTGATTTTTCTAATTTGAACAATTTTACTAAGGTTACACAATATGATAGTAGTGCTGAAAGTGAAATATTAGAGAGAATTAAAGGACAAAATATAGTAGTAACTAAAGAATTTCCACTTAGTGGAGAATTGATATCTAAATTTCCACCTTCTGTAGAACTTATTTGTGAAGCTGGTACGGGCTATAATAATATAGATATAAAAACTGCAAGGAAGAAAAATATTACTGTATGTAATGTACCAGATTACAGTACTGATGCCGTAGCACAGCTGGTTATAGCTTTTATATTGAACTTAAGTTCATCACTTTCAAAGCAGCAGGTTATGATTAAGCAAAATAATTTTGATAATTTCAGCAAAGATTTACAAGTGCCTCATTTTGAAGTAAAGGAAAAAACTTTAGGCGTAATTGGAGCTGGGGCTATAGGACAACGTGTAATAAAAACTGCGTTAGCTTTAGGAATGAAGGTATTAGTGTATAACAGAAGTGTAAAAGCTATTGATAATGTAAAGTTTGTTTCCTTAGATGAATTACTTGAGAAAAGTGATTTTGTAACATTACATTGTCCACTTACTGAGAGTACCAAAAATCTTATCGATAGAAGTAAATTAAATCTTATGAAATCCTCTGCGTTCATTATAAATACAGCAAGAGGTGCTATAATAAAGGAAACGGATTTAATTGAAGCTCTTAAAAATAAAGAAATTGCAGGGGCTGCTTTAGATGTTCAATATCCAGAACCACCAGCTTTTGATAATCCTCTTTTTTCTATGGATAACGTTATTTTAACGCCACATATAGGATGTAAATGCATTGAATCGAGACAAAGACTAATTAATTTATTAGGTAAAAACATAGAATCCTTTATTAATAATAAAGCAACTAATGTAGTAAATTAA
- a CDS encoding alpha/beta-type small acid-soluble spore protein: MSSRNRILVPEAKEALNQFKMEAAHEVGTPLTNGYNGDLTSRQNGSVGGQMVKKMVQDYENRLK; encoded by the coding sequence ATGTCAAGTAGAAATAGAATTTTAGTTCCTGAAGCAAAAGAAGCTTTAAATCAATTTAAAATGGAAGCTGCTCACGAAGTTGGTACTCCTTTAACTAACGGTTATAATGGAGATCTTACTTCAAGACAAAATGGCTCTGTTGGCGGTCAAATGGTTAAAAAAATGGTTCAAGACTATGAAAATCGTTTAAAATAA